The sequence below is a genomic window from Candidatus Methanoplasma termitum.
TTTCGGATTTAGGCTGTCAAGGAAAGACAATAGAGCCTCTCATCGAAACCTGCAACAATGCCTATTCGGATTTGGGACTCATCATACAAACCTTGCCGAAAAAATATCTGCTTATAATGTATATAAAACTATCTTACAATTTTTCATCAATTTATGTTCATATATAAAAATACAACGTATACAGTCAGCAAGAACCTTTAAATTATAATACAAATTTATTTAAAAAAAGACCCTTTCTATGAGTTATATTTTTACTATATTATTCCTATAAGAGGTCTCAGAATACTGCTATTTTTTTTACAACTTTTCAAATGTCCGCACTTCGTATTTGAAAAAAAAATGATCTTCGGATCGGACATCTTACCCGGTATCCGGGATGGATGCGAATCCATCCAACATTTAACTTTCATTTTATGGTGCTCATTTAAGAAAAGAGGTCATCCTGCCATGGTAGTTTATCGTTTGTATAATGCACACAATCGATCGGTTTTTCATTAGAGGTGTTCGGACGTCTTTTTTTACACACAGCTTTATACCTTAATGACCATTCAAGTGCTCATGGCAGACACCTTCAAAAAAACAACGGGATCGAGATTGATGAATGCTTTTCCCGCAATAGCGTTCGCGATCGTATTGGTAATGATCGTTGTTGTTTACTTTGAGATCATCAAATAAACATATGGATCTCAGACCTTGTCCAGGCGTTCCTTGTTCCTGAAACGGAGCATTGCTTTCTTCGCACCGAAGTGTCCAAGCGATGCGGCCTTATTATACCACTTTTTCGCCTCGTTGATATCTTTCTCAACACCGATGCCTTCTTCATAATATCTTGCAAGAATGAACATCGCTTCTGGATCGTTGTTCTCTGCCGCATATTTGTATGATTCGAATGGTGACGCTTCTCCTTTTACGACCACAGCGTTGCCTGTGTACTCTTCGACGATATTCTTTGACACTGTGTGCCCCTTTTCTGCGGCACGAGTATACCAGAGGAGTGCTTTCTTCTCATCGGCTTTCACGCCGATGCCGTTCGCATAACAGTATCCCAAATAGTACTGGCATATCGGGTTGGAGTTCTCTGCGCCTTTTGTGAACCATTCAATGGCCTTCTTATCGTTTCCTTTAACTTCTCTGTTATCAAAATAATAAGAACCTACATAGAGCTGGGATTTACCGTAACCTTTCTCTCCCAGGAATGAATGAAGCTCGAACGCCTTTTGAGGATCCTTTTTCACCCCTCTGCCCTTGGCGTAGCATTCCGCTATTATGAATTGTGATTTTAGATACCCGTCATCCGCAGATCTGGAACACCAGTCGAATCCTTTTTTCTCGTTCTTTTCCACCCCATTCCCGGACATATAGGCACTGCCTATCATGTGGCATGCGGTGGTGTTCCCGTGATTAGCGGACCTTTCAAAGTAATACGCTGCTTTCTTCGGATTCTTCCTTACCCCTATTCCGTCGGTATAGTTCATGCCTGTCGTATACTCTGCATACGGGTCGCCCATATCTGCCGCTTTTCTGAACCATTCCGCCGAAGCGGTATCGCTCTTTGCGACCTGGCCTCCTTTTGCGTAGAGGTTGCCGAGCATGATCATGGCATCTGTCTGCCCTTTCTCTGCGGCGTCTTTCAGTCTTTTCAGGCCTTCGTCCCTGTTCTTATCGACACCTATCCCGCCCATATAACATCTGGCAAGCCCGAATTCTCCGTCAATAGAGCCGTTCTTTGCCGCCACTGTGAACCAACTGTTCGAGAAGATCGGGTCTTTTTCGACGGCGATGCCGTCCATGTAGCATCTTCCCAAATGATATTGCCCCATTGGCGATCCCGCATCGGCCATCTTTGAATATATATCAAATGCCGCTTTCATATCCCTCGGAACGCCTATCCCATGCTCATAGCATCTTGCATACTCGCATTTTGCTCTTTCAGAGCCTTTGTCTGCGCATATTTTCAGCAATGATGCACCTTTGTTTCTGTCACGGGCGATCCCGTTGCCTTTGAGAATACATAGTGCGGTCGAGTACTCCCCATCGATGTTTCCTTTCTCCGCAGAAGAGGAGAACATTTGGAACGCCTTTTCCGCATTCCAATCGGTGCCGATGCCGAGGTCATAGAACACACCAAGCATGTACATTGAGCTGGGAGAACCTTCCCCGGCCTTCTTTGAATGGTATTCAAAAAGTTTTTTGTCCCTGGGGACATCTGTTTCTTTGAAAATGATGTTCAATTCTCTGACTGCCTCATGGTAGCCTTTCAGAGCGGCTTTCGAGAACCACATAATGGATTCGTCGACATCTTTTGTGACTGCAATACCCTCGGCATAGCATTTTCCAATGATGAATTCCGAGTCCGTGTGCCCTAATGATGCGGCCTTCATGTACCATCTGAATGCTTCCGCCTCGTTAACATCCAGGCCGTCGCCGATTGCGTATTTCTGCCCCAGTTTGAAGCAGGAATTTACATCGTTCGCTTCAGCTTTGGAAATCATTTCTTCCAGAATTTCCATCGATACCCATTATCAGCCTACATTATATTAATCTAACTTATGTCCCAACAAGGGGGTCGCTATCTTTCTTTTCTACAGAGAGCGCTATCATAATCAGCGCTACGACCGTCGCAATGAACATTATCCCCCAAACCAAGGCGAAGTTGCCCAGTGTGTAAGAGGCCTTTATTATCGGATCGGTAATCAGTGTGAAAACTCCTGCTCCCAGGAAAAGGAAGAAATTCAACGCAGACACCGACGTTCCTGATATCGCTGTCGGATACCACTCCCTCACCTGAGTGTAGGACAATGTCATGAATCCTCCGGAGAACCCAAAAACGAAACATATGGCCATCCAGAACCAGTAGTTGTCCATTTCTCCTGCGAATCCCCATATTATTCCCCATGTGGCTGCGAACAACAGAGTTCCCCAGAACATCGCTGTACGTTTTGATTTAACGATGCCTCTCCCATTCAAAATACCTATTATCGCCGAGCTCAATATCTTTCCTATACCCAAAGCAAGAATCAGCCACGATGCCGCCAAAGCGAAATCGTACACCTCGTTGAAGTAAATTGTTGCCCATGTGCTTTGAAAGACCATTATCGATCCGTAGACAAAGAAGTATGCCATTGCCATGGTCCAGAACTTCCTGCCGCTCATAAAAACGGTGATCAGTCCTTTGACCACAGAGATCTTTGCATTTGTTGCATCCGTTGTATGTGTTCCCTGCTCCTCTTTTTCTATCTCTTCGATGGCGGGAAGACCCATTTTATGCGGGTGGTCCCTAACGAACGCATAACAAAGCAACGCTATTGTCAAGGTCACCAGTCCCAGGAGCAGGAACACATTTCTCCAACCCACTGCGTCCGCAAGAATATCCAGTGGTGCCGTTGCAGCTATCGCCCCCACATTGCCTACTGCGACCACTATACCAGCGAGTTGTGGGAAATCCTTCTTTCCAAACCAGACAGAAATGATCTTCATCAATGGGATATAAATGACCGCCATTCCGGCAGCGATCATAATTTTTCCCAATAAGATCATCCAGAATTCTGTTCCTAAGAATGTCAGGAATGAACCCACTGTTGCGATCATCATGAATATGAAGGCTGCTTTCCTGGGACCCAGATGATCTGCGAGCAGTCCGCTTGGTATCTGCATCGCCGCATATACCCAAAAATAGGTCGTGCTCAGTAGTCCCACTGTACCGCCGACATCTGCCACTATTTCCTTGCCGACAGTGCCGACGGAGATCCTGTGGAAATAGACAAAGAAGTACGCTGTGGTAAGTATGATGAATATGACCCAGCGATATCTGTACAGAGTCCTTTTCAGTTCCTGTGGCGTTTTTGAGCTTTGACTTTTTACGTCAGCGAAAGTATCTTTTTTGAATAGTGCTGTAATCTTCATGATGGGCTCACTTGACCTCTATGAGCTCATAATCAGATGAACCGAGTTTCATTTTTTCAGCGTGTTCGAACGTTGACTGCCATTTTGTGTTGGGATGTACACACCTGAAGATGTCGGCCGGCCTCTTTCCTTTGGAATTGACATACAGCCTGCTTCCGACTATCATTGGCTGTTTCTGGGAGAGATCTACGCATGCCTTATCCAAAGCTACCGGATCGAAGGATGCCAGCATCCCGACGTTCGGTATTATCGGAAGATCGTTCTCTTTGTGACAATCGCAGAAGGGCGAGACATCCGCTATTATCGAAACATGGAAATTGGGTCTGTCCTTCAAGAGTGCTGCGGAGTATTCCACTATCTTACAGCAGATTATGTCCATTGCCTCGTCCATATTGGCGCTGATCGCGTCAAAGGGGCACATGCCGATGCATCTTCCGCACCCGACGCAGATGTTGTGGTCGATCGATGCTTTTTTGTTGACTGTTATTGCGGAATGAGCGCATGCCTGAAGGCACTTTTTGCAGCCTCTGCATTCCTCCTGGTCCACGCTCGGCTTGCCGGAAGTATGGAGTTCCATCTTCCCTCTTTTTGATGCGCAGCCCATACCTATGTTCTTTAATGCGCCGCCGAACCCCGTGAGTTCATGGCATTTGAAGTGATTGAGCGTTATCAGAACGTCCGCATCGTATATCTCGCGGCCGATCTTTGCGGTTTCCACGTAATCGCCGTTGATCGGAATTTCAACATCGTTAGTTCCTTTCAGTCCGTCCCCGATAACTATCTGGCAGCCTGCGGACATTGTGTTAAAACCGTTGTAGTTCGCCGTGTTGAGATGCTCTATCGCATTCTTCCTCTTCCCCGGATACAGCGTGCTGCAGTCCGTCAGGAACGGTACCCCTCCTTTCTCCGAGACCTTGTCGGCAATGACCTTTGAATAATTCGGTCTCAAAAAGGCCAGATTTCCCATTTCGCCGAAGTGCATCTTGATTGCGACGAACTTTTTATCCATTTTGATGCTTTTTATGCCGGCTGCATCGATCAATCTTCCGAACTTGTCCAAAAGACTGTCCTCTAATTCTGTGTGCATGCTCGTGTAATACACTTTTGGTGTTCCCTTGGGCATCAGACCAGTATCTCGGTTTACTATAAATAGGGTTTGCGACCGGAGATGGAATGTCGAAAAAGAATAGCAAAAATCGCATTTGAGACAGTTTGCCTGCCCTTATGTCTCTTGTCGGATATCGGTCAATTTGTAGCGGCAAATACTTAAAATACTGAAAATGAACTTAGTCTTTAAATAGAAATCAGAGTGGATTCCAATGGAAATAATGAGTTCTAAGAACGGCAACCTCGCTTCGGACGAGGAGATAATGAAAAGATATGACAAAGAGAAGAAATGGGGGCTTGCCATATGCATCGACCTCGGCGAATGCGATCACGCTAAGGTCTCGTCCAAAGAGCACATTACTAAGTTCGCTATCGACCTTGCCGACGAGATCAAAATGAAGAGGTACGGCGATCCGATAGTCGTATTCTTCGGAGCTGAGCCCAAAGTGCAGGGGTATTCCCTGGTACAGCTGATCGAGACGTCTCAGATCTCTGGACACTTTGCCGAGGACACGAACAGAGCGTTCATAGATGTGTTCTCATGCAAAGGATTCCCAGCGAAAAAGACTGCGGAGTACGTCAAAAAGTACTTCGGCGCAAAGAAGATGGAATTCTCATTCTGCTTCAGGGACATTTAAACTTCAATGCCGGCAAAGCCGGCGATTTTTAACTTACGGGCCGGACGGCCTTTTTCTGTATTACAATAAAATATTATTACAGAATGTATACGGGAGGATATGGGCTTAGAGGAGGTCCTCTCAAAGATCTGCGCGGACAAGAATGTGAATTCGGCATTCCTGTTAGAAGGGGAATTTTATGAAGAGGTCATTGAAGAAGAAAGCAGCATCATAGAATGCACCTTCGGAATGCCTTTAGATAACAGGGCGCTGAAAGAGATCAAAACAAAAGAGATGGCCATTTGTATTTTCTGCTACGGCTCCTTCGAGCCCCCTTCGGACCACGTCATGGTAATGGAAGATTGCTGCGGTAATTGGATCGGGCACGATGTTCCTTCCTGCAAGATGCACCAGTACAAGAAGGACGATCCCGATATCATTTGGCTTTGCGATGATTTTGCGATATACCCCAACAGGGCGGTATCACATGAAATGGTGATGGCCATGCTTCCTCTGAGGGTAAAATGCGTAGGCGAGAGCGAAGGGGTGAAAGACCCCGTAATAATGTATCCCGCGACATCGACCGACATTATGCTCAGAAAACATTTCGGGATCCCTCTCGGGGATGCGAGGATCGCATCGGCGATCATGGCTTTCAACATCCTGTAAAAATGAAAACGTAGTATAACTGTACTATACTCATTATATACACTCATGCAGACAATCAATGAAGCATGAGAAAAACAGAACGTCTCATTAGGAAATTGAACAAGAATAAGAAGGGGAGTATCGAGGGGCTGCCGCTGCAGCTGATGATAATGATCATCATTGCGACGATAGGTACCGCCATCCTCGTCGGATGGATGGGGAACATCGATTCTCCGAAGAGCATCGGTTCGGTCGAGGTCGTCTCGGGAGACATAATACTTGACGGCAACAGCACTACCGACGGGATGATAGAAGTATACGTCTCCGATCAGGACGGTAATCCTCTGAGCGGTGCGACGGTCGTGCTTTCAGGCCTCGGAGTAAGCGACAAGAACGGAAAGACCGCATATGCCAACACAGACAGCAAGGGGTACGCAAAGTTCGATGGGTTATGTCTGACGCTGAGGGGCGCCGATATAGGTTTCATTACCGTCAACGTATCGATGTCGGAATATGGTGAGAACAACTCCACAAGGGTGGCGGTGATCTCATAAAATTAAACAGAAAAGGTGTGATCGACCTGCCTATCTGGCTGGTCGTGACCTTTTTGATTTTAGCTGTTTTCGTGCCGGTAGCCCTCAATATGATGGGTGATCTGCAGGATGACTCTGCCGTATCTGCCGCAAGGGCTGAATCGGAAAAGATCGAGGATGCCGTGAAGAGGACATACTATTCCGGCGCCGGAAGTACCGATACGGTCTCGATATCTCTATCCGGAGGAATGTGTCTGTTGCTGGGAGGGGGAGGTTCCGATTCATACTGCATTTCGATAATGCACGACGACACGGTCGTAGAGAAGAACTATCTCCAAAGACCTTCGGTGAAGTTCCTGGGAGACCCGCTCTATGTCATGGGAAATAGAACGCTTTCCATTGAGTGCGTGATAGTTGGAGGCGTCTACGGCGTGGAGGTGAGCGTGATTGATTGAGTTCACATTGTCAAGGGTTATGCTGATCGTATGCGGTGTGGCGATCCTCGCCGCAATTGCGGTGCCTATACAGTCATTCTATGATGTAAGCTACGACAGTTCGATGGAGGATACCGCAGATCATATCTCGTTCATATTAGATGAGTTCTGGGCATCAAATGCTGACACAATGACGATCAGGGGATGGGAGATATTGCCGTCATCAGATTGTTCGATCGAGATAGAAGGCCACAAACTCACAGTCCTTCTGGGAGACAGAACATATCATGCGATGATCGCAGAGAATATGGACAAGATCGTTATCGGCTACGGGGATGTTGTGACTATATCCAAAAATGAGCCTTCGGCAGCGAAAAACTTGGGCAGCAACGACATAGATGCAACTGTTTGAGTGCCATTAAACATTACACAAAAAATACCGCCGCAGGAAGATAACGAATGCCCTGCGGATGGGTTCGTATTTTTTATTTCTTATCGCCGAATGTTTCTGCGATATTTATCAACGCAGCCGCGAACCTTTCAATGTCTTCCTCGTTATTGTAAAGATACACAGAAGCTCTGGCACTGCCCTCGATGCCTTTTGATACAAAGAATGGATGGGTACAGTGCATGCCGGACCTTATCATGATGTTGTCCATCTTATCCAGCATCATCGCCACATCATGCGGCGACAGACCCTCGACATTAAAAGAGAAGACCCCGCATCTTCTGTCCGGGTCGTTCGGCCCTATGACGCTCAATCCTTCTATTTCGCCGACCCTTTTGAATATGGATCTCATCATATCTCTGTCATGTTCAAGGATCTTGTCCATTCCCACCGATGTTAGGTATTCCAGAGCTGCTTTTGTTCCGGCTATGCCGGAATAGTTCTGCAGCCCCGCTTCGAATTTGTCCGGTATCGGCGCGGATGTTACACGCTCATATGTTGCCATGCCGACCGTGCCTCCCCCCGTGGTCAGCGGTTTGAGAGATTCCAGGCATTCTCTTTTCCCGTATAATATGCCCATTCCAGAAGGACCCAGCATCTTATGCACAGAGAGCGAATAATAATCCACATCCATTCTCTTCAGGTCTGTCTTCATGTGCGGTGCTGCCTGAGACCCGTCCACAAGGACCTTTGCACCGATATCGTGAGCTATCTCCGTTATTTCTTTGATCGGCACTACACATCCTGTGACATTGCTCGCATGATGCACAGATACCAGTTTTACATCCTTCCCCATGACCTTTTTGAAGCTCTCGATATCGAACTCCCCATCGTCCCGGGCTTTGGAATACCTTCTCTTTAACCCTATTTCTTCGGACAAAACTGTCCATGGGGCATGGTTGGAGTTGTGTTCTGTGTCGGTGGTAACAACCGCATCGCCTTTTCTGAATCTGAAACCTTTTGCAACGGTGTTTATCCCCTCTGTACAGTTTTTTGTGAAGATATAACACTCAGGGTCGTCTGTGCCGAAGAATCCGGCCGCCTTTTCTCTGGCCTCGTCGGTGACAAGCGATACCTTTGCCGACATTCCGTGAATGCTTCTTCCTCCGCAGGAAGGGTAATTCTCATAATATTCGGTTACTGCTCTGATCACCTGGTCGGGCCTGAGCGACTGACATGCGCTGTCCAGGTAAACTCCCCCTCCCTTACGAATAGTAGGAAAATCGTTTCTGACAGCGGACATGTTCATGTTGCAGCCCATTACTTAGTATTATTTAATAATCGGTTATGTGTATCCCTATCTGATAAAATGCTGACGACCTCTGTGGGAAAACTCAGGCTCGAAAGACCGGGAATGGTGGCATCCGGCATAATGGATGAGACCGGCCCGTCGATGGTGAGGATGCTGAGATCGGGCGCGGGTGCCGTTGTAACAAAATCCATCGGGATGGAACCGAACAAAGGACACCCTAATCCGACATTCTCTGAAGTGAAGGGCGGGTACATCAATGCAATGGGCCTTCCCAATCCGGGGATAGAACTTTTCGGGAAAGAGATGGAGATTGCGGCGAAAGCCGGGAACATAATAGGTTCGATATACGGATCGTCGCCGGAACAGTTCTCGATATTAGCGGGTAAGATGGAAGATTACGGCGCCGCGGCAGTAGAGCTTAATCTGTCGTGCCCGCATGCGACCGGTTACGGGATGGAGTTGGGGACTGACCCAAAAGTGATCAAGACCATTGTTTCGGCAGTTAAGTCATCGGTATCGATACCCGTCTGGACGAAACTTACTCCCAACACACATATGATCAAAGACCTGGCATTAGCTGTTCAGGGAGCGAACGGCGACGCTATTGTCGCCATTAATACAGTCAAGGCCATGATCATCTCCCCTCAATTGGGAAAACCCATTCTGAGCAATAAGTTCGGCGGGCTTTCCGGTCCCGCCATACGTTCTATAGGCGTCAGGGCTGTATTCGACATCAAAATGGTTGTCGATATCCCGATCGTGGGGGTCGGAGGGATATCGGACTGGAAGGATGCCGCTCAGTATCTTATGGCGGGTGCCTGCGCATTCCAGATCGGAAGCGCTATCGGCATGAAAGGGATAGAGATATTCGATACGATCAACACTGAACTTGAAAGATTCATGAAGGATTTCGGTTACAACAGCATCGCAGATATGGTAGGTGTTGCCCATGAGTGATACAGTAAAGATCATGAGTATTATCACCGACTCCCACGATACAAAGACGTTCGAATTCCAGTGGGATGATAAAGTGAGCCCGGGACAGTTCATTATGGTTTGGAAGCCCGGAATGGAAGAGATACCCATGTCCCTTTCCAAAACGAGCCGTATAAAAAGCATCACGGTAAAGAATATCGGAAAAGATACTCAAAAATTGTGTGAATTGGGTCTCGGAGACCCTATCCGGATCAGAGGCCCTTACGGTAAAGGCTTCGATATGAAGAAAAGCAAGAATATGCTGATAATAGGCGGAGGAGTGGGGACCGCCGCAGTCATACCCGTTGTGAAAGAGACCGGTGCAGATACGATAATCGGTGCCAGATCCGCCAAGGATATCATCATGGATGAGGTCGCGGGGAAATACGCTAAGAATCTGTGGCTTGCTACAGATGACGGTACCAAAGGGTTCCGCGGGAATGTCGTACAACTGATGAAAGAAAAGGTTCGGGAGAACAAGTACGATATGGTCATTGCCTGCGGCCCCGAGATAATGCAATATCATCTCTACAAAGCGTGCGTTGAATTGAACATCGACTGCCAACTGTCATTGGAGAGATACATGAAGTGCGGTGCCGGCGTCTGCGGATGCTGCATGATGGATGATATGCGTGTATGCAAGGACGGTCCGGTCTTCACAAAGGAACAGATCTCAAAGATGAGCGACTTCGGTGTATCGAAGAGAGATGAATGCGGACGTCTTGTGAAGCTCGGGTGATAATATCTCGACCCCGGAAGGTTATTTCGAGGTGACCCACGGCAAACTTGCTGTCAACGTTCCGAGAAATATCTTCAAAGGAGACGGTGCAACGATCGATAAGGAAAAGGCTGCCGCTTTCAGAGAGATTCTGAAGCAGAGATATCCCTGGCTCACCGACAATTCTCTCGATGTCTTGATGGAAAAGGCCAGAAAGACCGTGGTCGAGATACGCAATGAGGAAACGAACGGCCTTTCCGTGAGCAGAGAATTGGAATCACAGGGCAGACCCGAAGAAGCGATCAAACACCTGAGAAGGCGCTTGGAGATGGATGCCGACGATCCTGATCTATGGTACGCACTCGGAGAGCTTCTCTGTAAAACAGGCAAAACGGAAGAGGGCTACAGAGCGTTTGCGAGGGGAAGAGAATTATTCTGAATCAGCGTACAAAGCATTGATCGCGTCGATCACTTCCGGAACTGTCGTTCCCCATGGTACTTTCGCGATGTTCCCGTCTATCTCATGGCCGTTCTTTACGGTGCAGCATCTGACTAT
It includes:
- a CDS encoding Ig-like domain-containing protein; this encodes MRKTERLIRKLNKNKKGSIEGLPLQLMIMIIIATIGTAILVGWMGNIDSPKSIGSVEVVSGDIILDGNSTTDGMIEVYVSDQDGNPLSGATVVLSGLGVSDKNGKTAYANTDSKGYAKFDGLCLTLRGADIGFITVNVSMSEYGENNSTRVAVIS
- a CDS encoding DUF362 domain-containing protein; protein product: MPKGTPKVYYTSMHTELEDSLLDKFGRLIDAAGIKSIKMDKKFVAIKMHFGEMGNLAFLRPNYSKVIADKVSEKGGVPFLTDCSTLYPGKRKNAIEHLNTANYNGFNTMSAGCQIVIGDGLKGTNDVEIPINGDYVETAKIGREIYDADVLITLNHFKCHELTGFGGALKNIGMGCASKRGKMELHTSGKPSVDQEECRGCKKCLQACAHSAITVNKKASIDHNICVGCGRCIGMCPFDAISANMDEAMDIICCKIVEYSAALLKDRPNFHVSIIADVSPFCDCHKENDLPIIPNVGMLASFDPVALDKACVDLSQKQPMIVGSRLYVNSKGKRPADIFRCVHPNTKWQSTFEHAEKMKLGSSDYELIEVK
- a CDS encoding S-adenosylmethionine decarboxylase family protein; this encodes MSSKNGNLASDEEIMKRYDKEKKWGLAICIDLGECDHAKVSSKEHITKFAIDLADEIKMKRYGDPIVVFFGAEPKVQGYSLVQLIETSQISGHFAEDTNRAFIDVFSCKGFPAKKTAEYVKKYFGAKKMEFSFCFRDI
- a CDS encoding SEL1-like repeat protein, which encodes MEILEEMISKAEANDVNSCFKLGQKYAIGDGLDVNEAEAFRWYMKAASLGHTDSEFIIGKCYAEGIAVTKDVDESIMWFSKAALKGYHEAVRELNIIFKETDVPRDKKLFEYHSKKAGEGSPSSMYMLGVFYDLGIGTDWNAEKAFQMFSSSAEKGNIDGEYSTALCILKGNGIARDRNKGASLLKICADKGSERAKCEYARCYEHGIGVPRDMKAAFDIYSKMADAGSPMGQYHLGRCYMDGIAVEKDPIFSNSWFTVAAKNGSIDGEFGLARCYMGGIGVDKNRDEGLKRLKDAAEKGQTDAMIMLGNLYAKGGQVAKSDTASAEWFRKAADMGDPYAEYTTGMNYTDGIGVRKNPKKAAYYFERSANHGNTTACHMIGSAYMSGNGVEKNEKKGFDWCSRSADDGYLKSQFIIAECYAKGRGVKKDPQKAFELHSFLGEKGYGKSQLYVGSYYFDNREVKGNDKKAIEWFTKGAENSNPICQYYLGYCYANGIGVKADEKKALLWYTRAAEKGHTVSKNIVEEYTGNAVVVKGEASPFESYKYAAENNDPEAMFILARYYEEGIGVEKDINEAKKWYNKAASLGHFGAKKAMLRFRNKERLDKV
- a CDS encoding MFS transporter; amino-acid sequence: MKITALFKKDTFADVKSQSSKTPQELKRTLYRYRWVIFIILTTAYFFVYFHRISVGTVGKEIVADVGGTVGLLSTTYFWVYAAMQIPSGLLADHLGPRKAAFIFMMIATVGSFLTFLGTEFWMILLGKIMIAAGMAVIYIPLMKIISVWFGKKDFPQLAGIVVAVGNVGAIAATAPLDILADAVGWRNVFLLLGLVTLTIALLCYAFVRDHPHKMGLPAIEEIEKEEQGTHTTDATNAKISVVKGLITVFMSGRKFWTMAMAYFFVYGSIMVFQSTWATIYFNEVYDFALAASWLILALGIGKILSSAIIGILNGRGIVKSKRTAMFWGTLLFAATWGIIWGFAGEMDNYWFWMAICFVFGFSGGFMTLSYTQVREWYPTAISGTSVSALNFFLFLGAGVFTLITDPIIKASYTLGNFALVWGIMFIATVVALIMIALSVEKKDSDPLVGT
- a CDS encoding dihydroorotate dehydrogenase, whose product is MLTTSVGKLRLERPGMVASGIMDETGPSMVRMLRSGAGAVVTKSIGMEPNKGHPNPTFSEVKGGYINAMGLPNPGIELFGKEMEIAAKAGNIIGSIYGSSPEQFSILAGKMEDYGAAAVELNLSCPHATGYGMELGTDPKVIKTIVSAVKSSVSIPVWTKLTPNTHMIKDLALAVQGANGDAIVAINTVKAMIISPQLGKPILSNKFGGLSGPAIRSIGVRAVFDIKMVVDIPIVGVGGISDWKDAAQYLMAGACAFQIGSAIGMKGIEIFDTINTELERFMKDFGYNSIADMVGVAHE
- a CDS encoding dihydroorotate dehydrogenase electron transfer subunit yields the protein MSDTVKIMSIITDSHDTKTFEFQWDDKVSPGQFIMVWKPGMEEIPMSLSKTSRIKSITVKNIGKDTQKLCELGLGDPIRIRGPYGKGFDMKKSKNMLIIGGGVGTAAVIPVVKETGADTIIGARSAKDIIMDEVAGKYAKNLWLATDDGTKGFRGNVVQLMKEKVRENKYDMVIACGPEIMQYHLYKACVELNIDCQLSLERYMKCGAGVCGCCMMDDMRVCKDGPVFTKEQISKMSDFGVSKRDECGRLVKLG
- a CDS encoding aminotransferase class V-fold PLP-dependent enzyme is translated as MNMSAVRNDFPTIRKGGGVYLDSACQSLRPDQVIRAVTEYYENYPSCGGRSIHGMSAKVSLVTDEAREKAAGFFGTDDPECYIFTKNCTEGINTVAKGFRFRKGDAVVTTDTEHNSNHAPWTVLSEEIGLKRRYSKARDDGEFDIESFKKVMGKDVKLVSVHHASNVTGCVVPIKEITEIAHDIGAKVLVDGSQAAPHMKTDLKRMDVDYYSLSVHKMLGPSGMGILYGKRECLESLKPLTTGGGTVGMATYERVTSAPIPDKFEAGLQNYSGIAGTKAALEYLTSVGMDKILEHDRDMMRSIFKRVGEIEGLSVIGPNDPDRRCGVFSFNVEGLSPHDVAMMLDKMDNIMIRSGMHCTHPFFVSKGIEGSARASVYLYNNEEDIERFAAALINIAETFGDKK
- a CDS encoding tetratricopeptide repeat protein, with protein sequence MTHGKLAVNVPRNIFKGDGATIDKEKAAAFREILKQRYPWLTDNSLDVLMEKARKTVVEIRNEETNGLSVSRELESQGRPEEAIKHLRRRLEMDADDPDLWYALGELLCKTGKTEEGYRAFARGRELF